The genomic segment CAGGATACTCGGATGGGTGCTGAGGATCTGAGATGGGTGCTGAGGATCTGGGATGGATGCTTTGGAgctctgggatgctgcagggcaCCAGAGGTGGATGTCAGGGAGCCTTGGGATGCCTCTGGGCGCTGAGGGTGGATGCTGGGGAAGATTTGGGATGGATGCTGTGGAACCTCAGGGTGCTGCAGGACACCAGGGCAGCACTTCTGCCCTCCCTGGGGTGCTCCCCAAGCTGTGCCCCCCCCGTgaccccctgtgacccccccttcctgcccttccctctgcaggaCCTGGCCGAGGAGTACAACAGGCTCAAGGACCAGAAGAGGGTGAGtcaggggtgtgtgtggggggggtgaCACAGCTGTATGTGGGGGGTTTACctgcctccctgtgccccccccgtgccccccaccCCTGATGCCAGCACCCTGCTGCCTTTCAGAGCCCCGACTACCAGAGCAAGAAGCTGGAGACCAAAACCCTGCGCAACAAACTCTTCCACATCAAGCGGATGGTGAGCGACTACGACAAGGTCCGGGGGTGACCTGAGCCCCCCCCACGGAAAgaggggcacgggggggtcggccctctgctcccccccaccccctctgCAAAGACTTTGGGGCGTTTTGTGCCTTTTGCTGTAtaaaaatccccccaaaaccgCCCCCGTGCCAAGGctggggggctggaggcagctgctggtgtgacacccccccccccgcacccccccagtgtcccccccaCCCTGTGAGTGCCCCCCCAAGTGCCTTCCCATCCTGTGGGGCCCCTCCCACTCCTGTAAGtatgtttttttgggggggtctgcACCCCCCTGGGTGCCTTCACAGGGGTTGGGGTACCAAACcatggggggtggggggcagagAATGCCTTGGTCTCGGGCCCctcaggggtttgggggggggaagaacccttttggggaccccccccccggTGATATTTTATAAGGAACTCTTTGAAACTgtgtaatatttctttttttttttaaataaatgaagtgtATCTATTGATTTTAAATTGGGGTCGGTGTGAAAGGGGCTTGGGGGGGCACGGGGTGAGGGGAGAGTGACCCTTGGTGCGGGGGGGGGGAgtcccccaaaccaccccaccTTGAAAGGGGGAACACCAACCCCCTCCCAAAAGCCCCAATCCCAACCCCTGTGCTgactcctcccctccctcctcctgatccagctctgcctcagcaggATTTATTCCCAAGGGACACTCCCCCCCCATGTTAAATACCATCACCCAGGagcccccccccaaatccccagaTTACCCATAAAACATCCAATTTTAGGTATTTTATAGGGGTTCCATTTTTGGGGGGGCAGGGATCACATCCCCCCACTTGGCTCCATCCCCCCGGGGTGGGTGATGAGcccccccctcccaaatccctgctcaCACCAGACCCCCGGGGCTGTAAGAAACATCTTTTATTGACTTAATTCATTTGTTTAGTATCATTGAACAAGGattatattttcagtgaatCAACCTAAATGCCAAATCCCGGCTAATCCTGACGCCGTCTGTCACACCGAGGGGGGGGGAGAGGACCCCCCTGATCCCTCCTGGCTGGCTCTGCCCACCCCCCCCGCTTCCATGtgccccctccagccctggggacccccccccccagcagcatcACCCCTTTCCAGCCTGATTTTGGCCCCCCAAAATCTCCTTTCTCGCCCAAAtgtggcttaaaaaaaaccccccagggAGGCACAGGAccgtggggagggggctgctggCAACCACCCCCCCGCTGTGGGGAGGGTGGAGGGTGCTGGGTTTGGCctgagggggggaaaagcaaGAATGAGCCCAGGGGGAAGGGCTGGGTGCTGTtcacaccccaaaaaacccccccagcccctcctgagACCCCCATCCTGTCCCCGTgtcctcccagtgcccccacgCCAGAGATGCTTCAGCAGAAGGTGGGATCAGCCCCAAAAAGGGGCTGCTCCAAGCTCAGCACATCAGTCCTCGAGGCTGGATCCGGCCTGGTGGGCACAAAGGGGTTCTAAAATGACCCTTTTTTCCACGATTCCCAGGACTGGAGGGGGGGAGAACAGAGCCAGgggtcccagcctggctggtcCCGTCTCCCACCGCCTCCTGCCTGAGCCTTCCGACATCTGAAATCCAGATTTGGAGGAGCAAAGGGGCTGGGatcccccttccctggggctccagcacaggggcagagggagggaccagccctgggggtgctcCGAGGTCCCTTGGGATGCTCCGAGTTCCACAGTGGGGAGAGGAaccagccctgggggtgctcCAAAGtccctgggaggggggggaacCAGGGTGGGGCCGGGAAGCTCCACGGGGTCCAGAACAGTCCGGTGTCCAACGGCGGCGACACGGGGAGTACCTTCGGATTCAGGGGGACAACGCCACGCCCCCGCTGCTTTTCTGGGGACACCACCGtgaccccacagctcctgcGGGGAGCAGGGCCCCCTCCTGTGGCAGACAGAGCTCTGAGGCCGAGGGCCAGCACAGTTACACCCCCGGGACACCACGGGAACGAATCCACGTCCAGCTGTGGGGGCGATCCCGGGATGTCCCTCCCCGCGCTCCGTCCCTACTGCCCCGTCCCGTAGGGCCAGTTGAAGGTGCTCCCAGACAGCAGCATGTCCCTGATTAGCGTCTCGATGGGCGTCTTGCCCACGAGCCTCATGAAGAAGAGCTGGGAGATGAGGGCGGCGGGCACGGCCCGGAGCGCCGGCAGCCGCAGGAGCAGCCGCCCGAAGCGCTGCGGCTGCGACGGGTACTGGGAGCGCACGTACTCCGTCAGGGCCACCTGAgccttctcctgcagcccctccacgTGCGCCGGGTCCGACAGCCCGCAGGCGTCTGCAAGACAACGGGGAGCACCGGTTGGAGACACCCCCAGACACCCCCAGACAGCAGCACCCCCCCCGAATTCCCGCCCGCTGTGGTGGCGCCGGCAAGGACCGGGCAACTCCACGGTGTGGGACGGGCATGGATGGAGCGAGGGGTGAGACCCCCACGGTTTTCCAGGGGGTGTTTGCATTCCTGCAGGGAACGTTCGTCCCTGCACCCCGATGGACACGCCGGGATGACCAAAACCACGGCGGTGAAGCGCCGGGGAACGAGGACCCTCTGCCACCTCCGGATGAACCCCGGAGCCCAGCGCCGCTGCTGCAGCGTGGGATGGGCACGGAGGGACCAAGGGATGGGGCTCCCCGAGGTCCCCCTCCATTTCCCTGAGGGTATCTGTGTTCCTACAGATCTGTTCTGTTCCCACCACCCTGGGGAGGCTCATCCCTGTACCCAGAGAAACCCAGGATGCAACACACCACAGGGGAAAGGTACCAGGGAACAGGACCCGGATGCTCCCtggaccccaaaaccacctctgTGGCACGGGAAGAGCATGGACGGACCAAGGCAGGAGGCTGCCacctccctgttttccaggggGTATTTGCACTCCTGCAGATCCCATTCCCATCGCCCCGGGAAGCTCAGCCCTGCATCCAGACGGACACGCTGGGACGCTACAACGCACGGTGAAGCGCCGGGTAAGGAGGGCCCTCTGCCCTCTCCAGACACTCCCTggaccccaaacccccaggaAAACACCCCCTCCCTGGTCgctcccacccccagcccagcccaaacccccccacccccggcaCCGCCGACGTACCGGGCGTGAAGAGCGCGATGGCTTTGAGGCAGCTGTACTCGGCCGAGTCCACCTGGAGCCGGTTGAGCTTCTCCACCTGGTCCTGGAAGATGCGGATCTGGTCCATGAAGGAGACGACGCGGTCGGCGGACATGGGCGAGGCGTGGAAGCCGGCGGCCGCCAGCAGCGGGGCCATGTGGAGCGGCAGCGCCGACTGCGCCGCGTTCAGCACGAACAGCTCGCTCCAGCTGAGCCGCAGCAGCGCCACTTGGTCGGACACGGGCAGCTCCGGGAAGAAGGGGATGTTGCGGGCCCACTCCACGGTGCTGAAGAGCAGGCGGGCGGCCAGCTCGCAGATGTTGTCGATGCCCATCACGCTGCCCTGCTGCGCGTACTGGGAGCCGTAGCGGGCGGCCGGGTAGGGCTCAGCCCGCAGCAGCTGCGAGATGAGCTCCGACACCGGCTGCCCGTTGAAGTATTCCCCGCTGGGGATGGTGTtggggctggtgctggagtGGCTTGGGGGGATCCGGCCCCGCTGCACGGCTGCGGGACGAGAGGAGGGGTGGGTGGGTCCTGCCGGATGACCCCGGCCCGCTCCCGGCGTTCCCAGTGCCCACgggaagggtggggagggatgggggtgCTCCCATCACCTGCCCACCATCCCCACAGCCTGCCATGGGGATGTTCCCACCATTCACCCTGACATCCCTGGCATCCCCATATCCTGCTACAAGGATGCTCCCACCATCCTCACatccccagcatccccagcagGGCCATATCCTGCCACAAGGATGCTCCCACCACCTGCCCAGCATCCCCAGCATTCCCATATCCTGCCACAAGGATGCTCCCACCATCCTCACATCCCCAACATTCCCAGCAGAGCCTTATCCTGCCACAAGGATGCTCCCACCATCCTGACATCCCCGGCATCCCCATATCCTGCCACAAGGATGCTCCCACCACCTGCCCAGCATCCCCAGCATTCCCATATCCTACCACAAGGATGCTCCCATCACCTGCCCAGCGTTCCCAGCAGAGCCCTATCCCGCCACAAGGATGCTCCCACCATCCTCACATCCCCAACATTCCTAGCAGGGCCATATCCTGCCACAAGGATGCTCCCACCATCCTCACATCCCCAGCAGGGCCATATCCTACCACGAGGATGCTCCCATCACCTGCCCAGCGTTCCCAGAAGAGCCTTATCCTACCACAAGGATGCTCCTGCCACCTGCCCACCATTCCCAGCATCCCCAGTATTCCCATATCCTACCACAAGGATGCTCCTGCCACCTGCCCAGCGttcccagcagagccctctCCTGCCACAAGGATGCTCCCACCACCTGTCCAGCatccccagcattcccagcctctGCTGGGAGCCTTATCCTACCACAGGATGCTCCCACCATCCTCACATCCCCAGCAGGGCCATATCCTACCACAAGGATGCTCCCACCATCCTCACATCCCCAGCAGGGCCATATCCTGCCACAAGGATGCTCCCACCATCCTGACATCCCCAGCAGGGCCATATCCTGCCACAAGGATGCTCCCACCACCCACCCAGCATCCCACCacccccagcagagccacctcctgccatcccAAGGGACGAGGAGCAGCTTTGAGGCGCCCGGGGAGAGGGAGGTGGCGCGAGCCACGCTCGTCCATTTAATATCCCGGCGATCCATCAGCTTCCACCAGCACCCACGGCCCCAACCACGCCAGGCTGGGTGCCCAGCTGGCACCACAGGCCCTCCCACGCCAGCTGCAGTCGCTGCCCGGGGTCATGGCACGGCAGGAATCATTTATTTCCACACGAAACGTCCCCCCTGGAAGCGCCGTTGCCCCGGAGCTCCTGCTCCTAATTGCAGGCAGGAAGAGCCATTTTTcggctccccccacccccattAGTGCCCAGTATTTGCTCAATCCCTGGTAATTAATTTATGGGCTGTTCGTGAGGCACTTAAATGAGAGCTCTAAATCATGCTAAGTGGCAATAATGCCATCCCGACTCCTCTGGAAAAGAGGGAATTACTGTCCTGCTTCCAGCATCCgtcccctcttcctccctgtGTCAGTGCCACCTGCCACggagcagccacagcatccccagccccatcctggcacagccccagccccagggactgGAGATTTTTGGGGGATAAACCTGAGGTTTTTTGGGATCATCCTGGATGCAGAAGCATTTGGGGTTTgcacacaccccccaccccaggtgACGGGGAGCGGGAGGAAAGCAGGCTGTGGGATTTGCTGGGATCCAGGAGCCCACCCCAGCAGGtgatccctgctccaggagtgTCCCAAGGCTTTTCCAAACAAACACACGGGGTGGGGGAGGcgaggagaggagggaaaccCAAAAACCACCAAGAAAAGGGGCAAAGGGGGGGGCGTTTGTTGGAACCAGGGATATCCCAGGGATTCCCAGGCCACGCTGGGAAGCACCCCTGCCCTCATCCCTGTTACCTTCCTTCCTCATTCCCACTCGGAAGCACTTCTTCAGGCGGCAGTACTGGCATTGGTTGCGGTGGTGCTGGTCGATCTGGCAGTCCCGGTTGGATCTGCGGGAAGCATCGGGAGCAGGTGAGGGGTCAGGAAGGAGTGACTCCCCCCAAGGGGTCCCTGAGCTCCCCCCCCGAGCTCCTccaccccccccttcccaccGGCCTCGGtcacagcccttccctccacGCTCCGATCCTATGGGAACAACCATTTCCTACATTTTCCTCCAGATCCTGCTGCCAGCGCTGCCCGGGGCTCTTGGGAAGCTGGGAAGACCCCCCCGGGCTCCAGTCCCTGGGGACATGTAGGGCCGGGGAGGGTGTCCCATgtcagcagctccctgcctgcccaccAGACACGCCAGGAATTTCAAGGAATTCCAACTATTTCCTACGGGGCTGGGGCGGTGCTGAGCCCACGAGCCCTCTTGGGCACtgctgtcccctgtccccagaggaGGGGGACACGTCCtccagctgggacagagggatgttccccctccccaaatcccctgGGAGCCTGGGAGGGGGTCATGCCCACCCCTGGAACAGGGATCCATCCCTGAGCACGGCATTCCAGGCAACAGCAGCCATCCCCTGGAGCgactgctgagctctgctcctgcagggaatAATTCCATCCCCAAACGGAATAATTCCATTCCCAAATGGAATTATCATCAGcatccaacccccccccccagcccccattCCAAGGGGAGACGCCGATTCTCacatcccaccccagcagcGAAcggagaggaggggggggggaaaggggtgggagcagggaatcTGGGATAAATTAAAGCGGATAAAGCAGGAGGCAGGGCCGGGAATCGCCAGCTCGGCCCTGCCCGGGAATCCTGACACGAATCTCCTCAATCCCTACACGGCTCCAGAGGCGAGGCAGGCAGGGATTCCCACGGCGCTCCAACCGGAATTAATTCATCCCGAACATCACCGCTGCGCTCCGGAACGTGCTCCCGATGAAAACTTGTGCCGGCGGAGGAGCGATAACTAATCAAGGCGGCGGGTGACAACTTCATCTCCGGCTGCCGGGATCCAGCGCCGGGAGAatccgcccgcccgcccccctccccggccccAGGGCGCCGGGAGAACCTCCCAGAAGCCACCTCAGCGCCTTCCCAGAGGACAAACCCGCCGGGACGACCCTCCCCGCGGCCTGGGGGGCCGCCGGGAAAAGCCCCCGccatcccccccccaaaaaaatcattttggCTCCCTCCAAGTGAATTAATCACCACGGCCTCGGGGAGCCCGGAAAACCCTCCCAGGAATCATCCCAGCCCCTTTCCAGCCCGGCTGACCCTCATTGTGGCCTCGGGGCACCGGGAAAACCCTCCCAAAAATAATGTTGGCTGCCTTCAAATGAATAAAGTCGGTCGGTTGACCCTCACCGAGACCTCAAGGCACCGGGAAAACCCCCCCCCGAATCATTTCAGGTCCTTTCCAACGGACAAAACCTCCTGGCTGACCATCCCCATGGCCTTGGGGCACTGGGAAAGGCCCCAAAAATCATCTCAGGTCCTTTCCAGTGGACAAAACTGCCTGTCTGACCCTCACCGCGGCCTCAGGGCACCAGgaaaagccccccaaaaataattttggctCCCTTGAAATGAATAAACTCGCCTGGTTGACCCTCACCACAGCCTTGGGGTACCAGGAAACCCCCCCCAGAAATCATCTCAGCTCCCTTGAAGTGAATAAACTCATCTGGTTGACCCTCACTGCAGCCTTGGGGTATGAggaaacccccccaaaaatcatCTCAGACCCTTTCCAACGGACAAATCCACCTGGCTGCCCCTCACCACGGCCTCAAAACCTCCCAAAAATCCTctcagctcctgccagcagcccctaACAAGGTTTTCAATGGACAAACCGGCCTGGTTGCCCCTCACTGTGGCCTCGGGGCACCgggaaaaccccccaaaatcaccTCAGCTCCTTTCCAATGGATAAACCCACCCGGCTGGAACCCTGACACGAATCTCCCCAGTTCCCACACGACTCCAGGGGCAAGACAGGCAGGGATTTCCACTGGGAAACCCCCCTAAAAACCGTCCTGGTTCCCTCCCAATGCAGAAACCCACCTGGCTGCCCCTCACCGCGCCCTCGGGGCACCGGGaaaacctccccaaaaaccACCTCGGatcccaccagcagctcctaACGAGTTTTCCAATGGAAAAGGCAGCAGCGACCTGGGAAACTTCGAGGCTACAAAAGGCGTCGACTGTGCTAATTATGTAATTAGAGCGGGTAATTATTTAGTGCAAGAACTAAACTGAATCCAACTCacttttaatattcaaattAGCGCCATCGGGGCTCGGTGCCGCTTTTGACTCCGGAACAAAGCGGATGCCGGGGCTGCCGGGGGAGCTTTGTTCCCGGCCCCTCCGACACTTCACTCCCCACTTGGAAAACCAACAGTTCCTCTGTTGCTCCAAATCACTTCCCGgcacaaaaagaggaaaaaaaaaaaaaaaaaaaaccaacaaaccccaaacatcaCAAGTGGGAGCCCAGACCCCGGGGATGAGGGCGGGATAAAATCCCGGGGGATCCGAGCCCCGTCGCCCCGGTAATCTGGGATGCGGCGTCCGTCCGTCTCCCAGGGAGCCGCTTCGGCCTTCCCTTTGTTCCAGGAAGCTGGAATCTCTCAAAAGCCATCTGTATTCCCCATCTTCAAATCATTAATCCCGAGCCGAGCGGATCCCGCCGCTCCGgcggggaaactgaggcagggccGGGGCGACGCCTCCGCACGCGCCGCGGCCACGGGGCGGGAGACGGGACACGCTCGGGGACGTGGGGACACGGGAAGCGACCCCTGCCCCACGCTGCCAGCCCGGGGGGCCCCACGGCACGGCCACGAGCTGCCTGGCTGACGTCAGCCGGGACCGGAGCCGGGAGCTGCCGGGAGCCGCCGGGAGCGGAGCCGCTGTGCACGGGGGAGGACGAATCTAGGCCGCCCAAACGGGAGCAAAGCGGCTCCCAGAcaattcccttcccttctctcgAAGCATCCgaccccttccctgggcaagCAGAGAGCGGGGTGTGGAGACGGGGTGCCCCACGGATGAGGGATGCCCGTGGATGGGGTGCCAGTGCCATCCTTGCAGCGCTCTCACTGGTTTGGAAAACGCCGCTGGAAGCGCTCGGATCCAGCCCCTATGGAGGtatttccctctctgggagcaGCCTGACGTGGGGGGTTCTCCCCTCCAAGCGCCAGCCAGCCCCATCCTTGTTCCGAGCCCGAGAAACTCCGGAGTTATTGGCAGCTCCCAACTTGCCAGGGGTCATATCCCGGTCCTGCTGGTGGGCCTGGATCCACGGCAGCGCTCGGGGTGCTGGCAGAGGACGCAGCCCCTCACCCGGGGCACCCCAGCGGATCCCTGTTCCCGGCACCCCAGCGGATCCGTGCCCGGGCTCCCAGCACCTCCGGCCGGATCGGTCCTGCCGCGCCGTGCGGGGGCAGCGGCCGTGACCGGAGTGACTCACGGGCACAATTAATGCCGGAGCAGCGGCGGGCGAGGATGACGAGGATCCGGACACCGGCTGTGCCCGAGGGCCCCGGGAACAGGGAACACAGCACACGCATcccgggggccggggggctgctggggtggggtgCAGGGCATGGGGAGACCCCGGTGCTGTACTGGGGGGACACTGAGATGTACTGGGGGggatccctgtgctgctccaggggacCCCTGTGCTGCTCCGGTGGATCCCTCTGCCATACTGGGGGACACTGTCTCATACTGTGCTACACCAGAGACCCTCGTGCTACACCGGGGGGCCACCGTGCTGTACTGGGGGGGCCATCTGTGCTTTCCTGGGAGGACCCTCGTGCTGCACCAGGAGACGCCTGTGCTCTGCCGGGAGACGCCAGGGCTGTACCGAGGGGGAACCTCTGTGCTGCTCCGGGGACCCCCGAGCCGTACCGGGCACCCTGTGCTGCACCGTGGGCCGCCGATCGTGCCGGGGGACCCCTACCCGGTACCGGGGCCCCCCGTCCGGCCACACCGGTGCCCCCGTTCCTGCTGCAGCGAGGCCACCACGCAGCCACAGCAGGGCCAGCGCAGAGGCCACTGCAGAGCCACACCAGTGACCCGCACCGGTGCCACCGGGGACCACCCTCCGACCCGCCACCGCGCCGCTGCCCTACCCCAGGAagggaggaggtggtggtggggacccccccaccccccaggcgccccccaaacccccccccccggtaCCTGCAGGTGTAGCTGAGGTTCCTGCGGATGCTGCGCTTGAAGAAGCTCTTGCAGCCCTCGCAGGTGAAGACCCCGTAGTGCTTCCCGCTGGACTTGTCCCCGCACACCACGCAGTCCacggcggccccggcccgctCCTCCTCGCCGTGCTCCGCGTCGCTGCCGCCGCCCGCGGGGGACGCCGCCtcctccccgccgccgccgccgccgttGGGCTCTCCCCATCCGCCGGCCACCATGGCCATGGCTCCGCGGGGCTCGGCACCGGCCGCGGGGCtcagcgccggccccgccgccgcaTCGAGCGGAGCCGCCCCGGTGGTTTGCCTCCCGCAAACGAGTTCggcaagtttttttttttttttttggccgAGCGGCGGCCGGTTTGGGATTTTCAcggttgttattttttttggcctttttttttttttttttggctgttttgttttttttttttcttcttctccccccccccccctccccgcttAGCCCTCCCCTATCGCCGGGATCCCTTTCGCCCAGGGATTCGTTTTTCCCAGCgattcctccccctcctcctccccgccccGGTTAACGGGGGGGCCCCGCGGAAACTTtgcggcggcgggcgcggggcgcggcgcATCCCCCCGCGGGGACCGGCCGCATGCGggggccgctcccgcccccggTGGCTCCTCCGCTCCGCGGCACcggctggaaggaggaggaggagaggaggaggaggagaggagaggaggaggagggagggggcggcgctgccccggcccgccctcgcccccccgggccccgccgccgcacGCAGCCCGGTCCCGGTGCGGGTGCGGGTGCGGCGGGACCGGCTCCGCCGAGCCCCGGGGCTCTCCCCGCCTCCCGTGAAAGAGCAAAGTTCAGCCGCTGCCGCGGTGGCCGCCCTGGATGCTCCTCCCCGTCCTCCTCCCCTTCCGCTCCCGGGTCCTGCCCcggtcccggccccgccgccgcaccgggccgcccccgccgccccccgcacCCCGCggggccccgcagccccgggcgGGGCGGTAACCGGCGCCCTGGGCCCGTGGTACCGGCGGTACGGGCGGTGGCAGAGCCGGGCACGGCCCCGGTGCGGGGCCGTGGTGATGGAGCGGGAGGTTTGGCCACCGGAGGTGGCTGGATGTGGCCCCTCCCGGTCCCCCGCTGCATTTTGGGGACCAGAGCCCTTGGCTGGCACCGGGAGAGCTCGGCACCTCCCGCTGCACCGAGAGCCCGGGATTGTGGTGGGAGGCTGGCATTGGAACAGGAGCCCAGCATGGCACCGGGATCTCAGCATCAAACTGGGAACCTGGTGTTATACTGGGAGCCCAGCATCAAACTGGGAGCCTGGTGTTGTACTGGGAGCCTGGCACTGTCTCAGGAGCCCGGTGTGGCACCAGGATCCCAGCACAGAACTGGGAGTCCTGCATCACTCTGGGAGCCCCACATTGGACCAGGAGCCCAGCGTGGTACTGGGAGCTCCACATCCTACTGGGAGCCCAGCGTGGCACTGGGAGCTCCACATCCTACTGGGAGCCCAGCGTGGCACTGGGATTCCAGCGTGGCACCGAGAGCCCGGCACCTGGGCTGCGGCGTCGCGGCACAGTGTGATGCTGTCGGGGGCTGCCGGGATGCTGGGAagctgggaaggaattcccCACTACTCCTGGCTGGGAAGCAATTCCCCACTACTCCTGGCCCGTGGCCAAGCCGTCGGCATCCTCAGTCCCCTCCTCTCGCCGACAGCCCCAGCGGGATCTTTAATTACCGAGGCCTCGGCTCGCGTGGGGCCGCGGGGTGATCccgggggtccctggggagccaccagccctgggagggaGCAAAAGGGCCGGACGTGGCCGGGACCCGACTCCCGCGGCCCCATAAAGCCCGTCTGCAATGTGGTTAATCCAGTCGGACCCGTAGGAGCCGGCCAGGGGCGGGCGGTGGGTGCTGGGTGCTCCTCGCCCGCCTGCTGCCGCCCTGGAAATCATTAACCAGGGGATAAACCCTGTGGAAAGGTGCCTGACCCCGGAGCAGCCCCCGCCACCGCCCTGCCGCCGCCTTTCACCCGGGGCCAAACTCCCCTCCCGGCCATGCCACGGCGGCCCCGGTGAATCCCGGCACCTGCTCGCCTTGACTTCCAGGGGCAAAGTCTGGCGGGCAGGGCGcggggatggggtggggtggacCGGGTGCCCCCTGGCACCCCTGACCCCCTGGTGTCCCCACGGGGCACTCCACCTCACGGTGAGGATGCTGGTGCCGTGTGGCGTGGCTGGGAATGCCCACACCGCCTGGAACCGGCGCTGCCAGGACCTTTCTGCCGGTGTCCTTGGCATTCCCAACCCACGTGCCAGGGCTGAGGTTAAGGGAAGGGCAAAGCGAGGCCCTGAGCCTGGAGCAGGGGTGCAGCGGGGGGGGTGTGCGTGACATGGCcataaacaaaacaacccccctgTTTCTCCTGGCTTTAGGGGTCCCTGCTCACCGGGTACCCACTACTATGGTGCCCTGAAAGGCCCCGATGCCCCAGGGCTGCCGTGGCCATGAAATAACACCTGGCAGAGCCAGCTGGGAACGGGGCCGGGCTCGGGGGGAGGGGTCCGAGTGCGGGCAGGGGGGTCACCCCCACCTGCAGCCAGCCCcgcttctcctttctcttctgtcagGCCGTGATTTATGGCCCTTTCCCTGCCGCTCCCCCGCCCCCTCCTCGCCCCctgcaaaaaataataatccagGAACAAAGGAGGAAATTGGATCTTGTCCCCCGCGCGGCTCCCGGCCCCGCGCTGGGAGCCGGTTTGTTTTGACGTCGGTGTCCAGTTGGCGAAGGCGTTTGATCTCCGGAGGAATTCCTCCTTCCTCGCGCTGCTCCGCTGCCTCCGCCGCACAAAAGGGCCCCCGGGAGCCGCCGGCGCGTTTCGTGCCGCCCCGGCGCCCCCGGGAAGGGTCCGGCACCGGCGGAGGCCTCGCCGAGGTTTCCGGAGTCG from the Chiroxiphia lanceolata isolate bChiLan1 chromosome 27, bChiLan1.pri, whole genome shotgun sequence genome contains:
- the NR2F6 gene encoding nuclear receptor subfamily 2 group F member 6 produces the protein MAMVAGGWGEPNGGGGGGEEAASPAGGGSDAEHGEEERAGAAVDCVVCGDKSSGKHYGVFTCEGCKSFFKRSIRRNLSYTCRSNRDCQIDQHHRNQCQYCRLKKCFRVGMRKEAVQRGRIPPSHSSTSPNTIPSGEYFNGQPVSELISQLLRAEPYPAARYGSQYAQQGSVMGIDNICELAARLLFSTVEWARNIPFFPELPVSDQVALLRLSWSELFVLNAAQSALPLHMAPLLAAAGFHASPMSADRVVSFMDQIRIFQDQVEKLNRLQVDSAEYSCLKAIALFTPDACGLSDPAHVEGLQEKAQVALTEYVRSQYPSQPQRFGRLLLRLPALRAVPAALISQLFFMRLVGKTPIETLIRDMLLSGSTFNWPYGTGQ